The DNA segment TTGGTAAGAACTCTTCTgctaaataaatgtcattttaaaatgtattcttattTGACTAAGAATATTACATATAAATACTTTACTGACTGTACATTCCTGGTCACTCTCTATCCAGTGTGTATACTCACACTTTAAGTCCTGGTGAGTCTTCAGTGTAAAAGCGCCACATCCCTCCTGTGCCAGCTGTTGCTGTGGATCTGCCTCCACTGCGTGCACCACTGCTGGGGGCTTTCCTGTGgaaaagcaaaataaacaaaaatgaagtGACACAAAACAAATGTCTCAGGTATCTTCAAGCATTTGAAGTGAATAAAATGTCAGCCAACTGATTAAGCCCAGACTATCAGTGCTGTGAACAATCACATTACACTGTACCCGGATCATGACAAATCTGCATAAAAAAACACTGCAAGTAATCACTGTCAACTGTGACTTGTAGTGAAGACCAGATAAACAATTCCACTCAGCTTTGCTGATCAAATCACACTAAACAGAGAGAAACACACAAAGAAATCAGCTATCATGAACGGAAAGCTTTTCAGTCCTCTGGATTCAGCAAGGATTTCAACAGGATGAGAAAAGTGAAGAGGTCCAGTGGAAAATTAGTTGACTTAATGCTgaggtcaaaagaatagttcacccaaaaatgaaaaatctttcatcatttactcaccctcatgccatctcagatgtgtgactttgttctgcagaatttttagaaaaatatctcagctttgtaggtccatacagttaAAGGTGaccagtactttgaagcaccaaaaggcacataaaggcagcataaaagcaatccataaggctccagtggtttaatccatctctgcagaagtgatataataggtgtggatgagaaacagaccaatatttttatttatttttacaataaatctcaattttcacattcttcttttgctttttggcaatttgcaaTCTTTgcatttgtgcatattgccacctaatgGTCTGGActagtcaaaggtggagatttatagttaaaaaaaaaaaataaaaaaaaataaaaggacaaatactgttctgtttctcacctacacccatcatattgcttcCGAAGAAacgggtttaaccactggagtcgtatggattacttttatgctgccttaaatgtacttttttaagcttcaaagttctggccaccattcaattgcattgtgtggagctacagtgctgagatattctactaaaaatctccaacgtattctgcaaaagaaagaaagtcatacacatctgggatggcatgagggtgaataaatgattagagaattacaatttttgggtgaaatatttctttaagcagTCATAAGTCAAGGTGTGTTGAATGGGGTTTTTAAGGCCTGTATGAGTTTGTTTGTCCTAGTTGCTTACCTCTGTCTGGCTGAGGTGCCAGCGGCGCGAGGGGCCACTGTCTTACTTGGGGAACGGCTAGAGGCACCAACATTTGTTACACTAGCTGCAGGTCCAGGCTGAATAGAAGAGAGGAACAAATAAAAGATTTGTTAAATCAAGTGTATAGTGATACTCTATAATAAGCCTAGTGTGTTTATATTTTCAAGACTTAAAACACATAATAAAATACCCCTGATGTTAAGAAAGCTTTAGTTCATACCTCAGAAGGCAGATAAATCAATACAGCCTAGCATATCTTCTTATCTTTATACAACCACTGACCCTTTAACCCTGCAAAAAGCCCCTTAAAATAGATTAGGATTAATATACTGACGTTCACACCTAATGAATAGTAGGAGAATAGTTTATAGACTCAGGATTTACGCCGTGAAACCTGATCAGATTAAGTCTGATAAGCTAAACCGGTGGTCCAAAACAGCCACGTCTTCCAAAGAGATCCCCAGACTGAAGATTGCAATCCCACAATCCAAAAAAGCTGCGTTTATAGAAACTAATTGTACAATACTGAATAACATACAACAACTAATTCTGTGAGTAAATAAGAATTAAAATGCGAGTATTTGTAAAGCGATTAAATATACTAAATCAAGTTTCAAAAACGGTAAGTTATAACAAGATCATGGTTGGCTAGACAGCTAGCAACCCAGGTGTAACGGTCATATATGCACAAAATGAACCTCCTCAACAAATACAATTCCAACTGAGAAACTTACCATTTTGTTTAATATTGTAAGTTTCAGGAGTTTGTGGGTAGAAGACTGAATCTTGTTGACTGCGTCTGTAACAGAGCTCCAGCTGATCCAGAACACTAAAGAAGAGAGCCACTTGATGACGTTTCACCGAGAAAGCCACGACGTCCATAGAAAGGACCCTCTTAGGAGCTGGTAGAGTGCCTGACTTCAACTGAGATTCTTCGCATTACTTTTACCATATTCTCGAATGATTTGGGGGTTTGCATTTTATACAGAAACTTAAATGAATgtattacaaaaaatacaaatagtttaaacattttaaatttaggATTTATTGCAAGTAATTTCAAAGGAATGATAACGGAGAGCAGTGACGTGTCATGTGGGATGGGTGACGTGACAGTTTTGGGAGGGTATTTTGGCTCAATCAAGAAGCCAGTTTCACTAAGTCTTCTGTTAGAACTTCCAACCACAATAGGCAGCTGAGGTAGTGTTATTAACCGTGAAAGGTAAACAGTTCCTCGTTCTAGTGTTACGATCATTTTGAACACTTTGCCTTTTTGTTTAGTAGTATTGAAGGCATTACTGTACCGTTTtatgtaaacaaatataaaacatgacattCTGAACAGTGCTGTTTTAGTGTTACTTCTATGTAGTAATATAAAGACCGAATTTCACTCTAGACATATTTGACTAAATAAATGACATTTAGACTGAATTTCGATGTttttcaacttaaaattggacGTGTCttacttgtttccaactatctacAAACTGACGTAATGATGTAGAGTTGTAACAATGTACAACGGAAGGTATTACAACTTGTGACCGTACATGCTAGTAGTGACATGGGCTGTggctcgtttcgaaggctgcgtgctaggtaggatgctTCCTTTGAAGATTGCAGTATACCGAGTctcctcgtttaaacgagacggccttcgtagatTAAACGGAAACGgaagtaacatggttgctatgacagcacgccactctttaacaagcgcgagcgctttgagtgagaagggaacaaagtccctctggaagggaatgtatgagatacattttaggagagttataatgatgtaaagagaaaagaaaatagattttacaggtatacttttagtctaataatttatttttaatatatattaacataattatacctattatatactctgcacccatctacagaggtacttcaacttgggaattaacattacttgagtttgaaaaaattttttttcgtcatttccattgaagcaaagaattgtgggttgtgagtgccaatgaaggatacacctc comes from the Myxocyprinus asiaticus isolate MX2 ecotype Aquarium Trade chromosome 15, UBuf_Myxa_2, whole genome shotgun sequence genome and includes:
- the LOC127453012 gene encoding protein transport protein Sec61 subunit beta-like isoform X2, yielding MPGPAASVTNVGASSRSPSKTVAPRAAGTSARQRKAPSSGARSGGRSTATAGTGGMWRFYTEDSPGLKVSRQTEIAMNRALRRQHSQQ
- the LOC127453012 gene encoding protein transport protein Sec61 subunit beta-like isoform X1, with the translated sequence MPGPAASVTNVGASSRSPSKTVAPRAAGTSARQRKAPSSGARSGGRSTATAGTGGMWRFYTEDSPGLKVGPVPVLVMSLLFIASVFMLHIWGKYTRS